NNNNNNNNNNNNNNNNNNNNNNNNNNNNNNNNNNNNNNNNNNNNNNNNNNNNNNNNNNNNNNNNNNNNNNNNNNNNNNNNNNNNNNNNNNNNNNNNNNNNNNNNNNNNNNNNNNNNNNNNNNNNNNNNNNNNNNNNNNNNNNNNNNNNNNNNNNNcaaacaaaaaaaaacccaaaacagaaaagcaccccccccaaaaataaaaataaaaattaaaaaaagagaaaagaaaattgtgtctGTATGGTGGTGTTCTCTGTGCCCTTGGCCTACCCCATGGTTCCCCTCTTCCAGCTTTGCTatgcttttctctgcttctgagcCTTAGCTACCATTCCAGTCTGTTCCATCATCTCCATTTTGTGGGTgtaaaaaagttattttctaagGTCCGGGTCCTAGACAAGTTTCAGAAAATCTCTAGGGCTCTGGAGGCTCCTGGACTCCTAGGCAAGCCAGGTGACTGATGTTGTGGTAGGGAGGCGACACAGAGGTGGCAAGGCATGTTGGTGTTAAACATGGGGGAACTTCTTTATCAGCCCTGGCTGGAGGTGGCCGGCAGGAAAGGGCTGGACACTGCCAGTCGGCCTGCgacttcccctcctccctttccaaTCCTCTTTACACGTAGCTTTTACTGAGGGTAATCCTGTTGTCCTTTTGGTCACCTTGCCCTTTGTAACATCTCCTCCCCTTCAGGACAACCAGAACTGAGACCGACTGCTAAGCACGATGCCCCCACCCAACTGCTACATTTCTAGAGACCTTTTCAGAAGCTTCTAAGAGACCCGTTCTTTCTCTCTGAAATCCCTCTGGAGCCCCCATTTGAtgatttgttaaaaaaaacaaaaacaaaaacaaaaaaataaacaagaacagcATAAATTGTGTTTTCCTCAACTGccactgtctgtcactcattagGGAGTGAGACCTTTGCGGCTTGAGGTGTCTGTAGCCCTAGAACTCTGCCTCATGCCGAGGAGTGAGCGTTATGTGATGTTTACTAACTCACTGCGGTACTTGGGACAGAACCCAGAgtctgtgcatgctgggcaaacactctgCTGCTACACCATCATACCTCCTTCATCTATGTTTCTGAAAAAGGGTCGTGTTAAGTTGCCCatgttggacttgaactcatgatctaGCCTAGAGAGGTTATGCATGTAttgtcccctgcctcagcctccagagtatcTGGGATTGCTCTCTGTGGTTATGCCCAGTTGAACTTTGtcttttaaagtctattttattgtgCCTTttagacagcatctcactgtgtagtgctggctggcTAATGTAAGACTTCCTCACCCCATAGTCTCCCCATGAGAAGACATATAACCAAGTGGTGAGCATCCTGGCACTGGATTCAGACAGATCTTGCTCAGCCACATATGACCTAAATGTGATCATAACTAAGTCTTTTATCCATCTGCAGCTTTCTGTACATGTAAGAAACGGACAACAGTCCCTAACATACTACTGTGAGATGATGGGGTTCTTAGCTGTCTATATGCAGGAAGCTGAGGCCCAAAGATCTCTAGGGtgtctaggctagcctgggctacataatgagattcccatctcaaaacacaaaaacaaacaaatatagcTGGGTATGATGGCTTGtgcctttaatcttttttttttccccttttttttcgagacagggtttctgtatgccctggctgtactggatcAGGATGGCCTCGTACACAGAAATCTGCCAACCACTGCCTcccaagattaaaggcatgcaccaccactgtctggttTCATTCCTTTAATcttaaagacagaggcaggtggattattttgtgtataaggccagcctagtcttcatagtgagttccaggatatctagggttatatagagaccctgtctcaaaaaacaaaacaaaacaaaaaaacaacaacaaaaaacctccccCCAATTCCCCACTTCCCTACCCCCAATGCTTGAAGCaatggcgcagtggttaagagcacttattacTCTTCCAGctgacccaggttcagttcccagcacccatgtgaggcAGCCTCTAATCCTggttgcaggggatctgacacttccTACTGAACACATTGGCATATACTGACGCACTGGCTTAACTGACACTGATCactgctgcccttccagaggtcctgagttcatttcctagcaaccacatggtgactcacaaccatctgaaaggggatccgatgcccacttctggtgaaTCAGCGgcagcgtactcatatacattaaatgggCTTAGTAGTATGAATCAGCTGTATCAGGACTCCAGGTAAATACTGCTTTGCAAACTAGACGAAGAAAGCGACTTGAATGAGTACTACTGAATGAGGGAGGATATGAAAACTTGTCAGAATCTCTTcgagcatatttttatttttatttttttatttttggtttttcgagacagggtttctctgtgtagccctggctgtcctggaactcactctgtagaccaggctggcctcgaactcagcagaTCTTTAGGTGGAAGGaaactatggggggggggggttcagccTGATTAAGGGCAAGTGGATGGGGTGGTGTCATTATTAGACATTCCGTTCCATGCTCTCGTCAGGCGCAGCCACGCCTGTTCCTTTAGCCTGTCCCACCTCCCAGCCCTAATGAATTCTAGGCTCTGTTCCAAATACTGAATAAGgtagaaaagattaaaataaagcGGTTCCGGATAGAACGAGCTCTTCATCTCCAGGCTGGGGCTGCAGAGGCCGGCTCAGTCCCCGCCTCCGGGGCGCTGATTGGTCCGCGCCGTGTGACGTCACGAGAGGGTTTTTAAAGAGGAACCCGAGCAGCGGCACAGCGAAGTCCGCTGTGGCTGAGACGCGAGAAGTCGGTGTCTGGTTGGCGTGGCTGGCGGGGAGTGCGGCTGGCTGAAGGTAAAGGAGGGTGTCTGGACCGTGCAAAGGCGCCGGCTTGCGGGGTATAGGAGCGGGTGTCGACCGCTGGCTAGAGAGTCGCAGGGCCGTGGGGTGGTGGTCACAGCGCCCGCAGGGACGTGCCAGCGTTGTGGGTATGCGGTGCTTGTGGGAGCGCGACCCACCCACATCGGTGCTCTTACTTTGGGCACACTGCCCGACCGCCTCCTTCATGCGAGGATTCTCCTCTGGGGAATGGAGAGCACAGCTTCTCTTTTTCCTCAAGCTCGGAGAGGAGCGCAGGAAAACGACCTTATTTTGGATCTAGCCTGCAAGATCCGCACCCTCGAAGATCCTAATACCGGAGAGTTTCTCTGACCACAGGGCCTCTCCTAGGGACCCCTGGGACAGGAGCGCGCCGTGTTACACAtgtagctacttttttttttttttttttttttttaagaagagaggaaggagaaagacattGGAAATGGTTTAAAAGCGCCTACCCTAAAACATGAGGACCCTAATTGGTTTCTGAGACCCACATACTCTTGTAAGTTGTCCTGACTTCCACACTCAAGCTGTGAGTGgcgtacacacacgcacaaaacaTTTACTTTGGAAAAAGAGGcacttaaaaatcttttttttgtttgtttggttttttttttttttNNNNNNNNNNNNNNNNNNNNNNNNNNNNNNgtttttttcgagacagggtttctctgtgtagccctggctgtcctgaaactcactctgtagaccaggctggcctcgaactcagaaatccacctgcctcttgctcccaagtgctgggattaaagacgtgcaccaccactgccccggcAAACCttgttttaataaaaggaaatttgGAAGGGTGGGGTGTAGATTTAGGGGGAAGGATCCAAAAGTTGCAAATTCGTGTTTATTCTAAACCTTTCTCCTTTGTTTAGACACTCCAGCTCGCACTGCCGTTTCAAGGTCTCCTCTTCCTGGCCTCTGCTGGAGCCCCAGACCCGCTCCTGAGGTCCACCCTGCACCCTATCTCACCATGGGGAACCACTTGACTGAAATGGCCCCTACAGCCTCGTCCTTTCTGCCGCACTTCCAGGCCCTGCATGTCGTGGTCATTGGGTTGGATTCTGCCGGGAAGACTTCCCTTCTTTACCGCCTCAAGTTCAAGGAGTTTGTCCAGAGCGTCCCCACCAAGGGCTTTAACACTGAGAAGATCCGCGTGCCCCTGGGGGGTTCCCGTGGGATCACTTTCCAAGTGTGGGATGTTGGGGGTCAGGAGAAGCTTCGGCCACTGTGGCGCTCCTACACCCGCCGGACAGACGGACTGGTGTTTGTGGTGGACTCTGCAGAGACTGAGCGGTTAGAGGAAGCCAGAATGGAGTTACACCGGATCAGCAAGGCTTCTGACAACCAGGGGGTGCCGGTGCTGGTGCTGGCCAACAAGCAGGACCAGCCGGGGGCACTGAGCGCGGCCGAGGTGGAGAAGAGGCTGGCGGTCCGAGAGCTGGCAGCTGCCACGCTCACCCACGTGCAGGGCTGCAGTGCGGTGGATGGGCTGGGCCTGCAACCAGGGCTGGAGCATTTGTATGAGATGATCCTGAAGAGGAAGAAGGCACCTCGCTCGAGCAAGAAGAGACGGTGACCCGAGGCTGCCCCTACCCTACCTGCTAGGGGGTCAGTACACATGATAGCCAGGCAGGGCCCGTGACCTCTCAGCCAGCCCGGGTGCTGGATCTGTCCACcgcaaaggactgaaggagcatgGGTGGTGGCCCTGTGCGCCgctggggggagggaagatgaagTGTCTTCACCGCCCTTCACCtgtagaggggagggaggggctgcaaGACCCGGAGACAGATGTAAATGCTAACTCTACCTCGGCTCTggctctcctgtccttccctgaCATTTTATTTGGAGATATAATTTTATCTTTGCAGGGGGAGGGTGTGTAGAAGGTTATCCAGAGAGTGCATTTGGGGGTGCATTGAGAACATCTTTCCACTCTCCACATTCGAGGAGAGGGGGGTCTCCTCAGCTGCTCTTCTCCTCACAGTCGTTCTATGTCTGTGAAAGTGCCAAGAATTCGCCCCACAATTGTAGATCCCCGG
This sequence is a window from Mus pahari chromosome 14, PAHARI_EIJ_v1.1, whole genome shotgun sequence. Protein-coding genes within it:
- the Arl4d gene encoding ADP-ribosylation factor-like protein 4D, producing MGNHLTEMAPTASSFLPHFQALHVVVIGLDSAGKTSLLYRLKFKEFVQSVPTKGFNTEKIRVPLGGSRGITFQVWDVGGQEKLRPLWRSYTRRTDGLVFVVDSAETERLEEARMELHRISKASDNQGVPVLVLANKQDQPGALSAAEVEKRLAVRELAAATLTHVQGCSAVDGLGLQPGLEHLYEMILKRKKAPRSSKKRR